One Deinococcus betulae genomic window carries:
- a CDS encoding selenium-binding family protein: MSSRTFRPDPTFYPSPSMAQSAPRETLAYVVEIDATGRTPDALVVLDLDPSSPTYAQEVGRLDMPNLGDELHHFGWNACSAALCPTMPHPHVERRYLLVPGLRSSRLYIIDIKPDPRQPTIHKIIEPQELEAKTGYSRPHTVHCGPDAVYMNALGSPSGDGPGGIFVLDHTTFDIKGAWEKNRGPQHLSYDFWWHLGHDTMLTSEWGTPNMVEQGLNPEILLAGGYGHSLHVWNMRTREHVKTLDLGAEQQMVLELRPAHDPRQTYGFVGVVTSLADLSASVWLWHLDGTEWKIQKVIEVPAEPADPADLPPLLQGFGAVPPLITDINLSLDDQFLYVSCWGTGELRQYDVSNPFEPRLAGSVHLGGIVRRTGHPRSDEPLTGGPQMVEVSRDGQRVYVTNSLYASWDDQFYPAGIRGWAAKLDVQPGGGLTLDPDFLVDFGEKRAHQVRLQGGDASSDSFCYPNP; the protein is encoded by the coding sequence ATGTCGTCACGAACCTTCCGGCCAGACCCCACGTTTTACCCGTCGCCCAGCATGGCCCAGAGCGCGCCGCGCGAAACCCTGGCCTACGTGGTCGAGATTGACGCCACCGGCCGCACCCCAGACGCTCTGGTGGTCCTGGACCTTGACCCGTCCTCCCCCACCTACGCGCAGGAGGTGGGCCGCCTGGACATGCCCAATCTGGGCGATGAGCTGCACCACTTTGGCTGGAACGCGTGTAGCGCGGCGCTGTGCCCCACCATGCCCCACCCCCACGTAGAGCGGCGTTACCTACTGGTGCCGGGCCTGCGCTCTTCGCGGCTGTACATCATTGATATCAAGCCTGATCCCCGGCAGCCGACGATCCACAAGATCATCGAGCCGCAGGAACTGGAGGCCAAAACGGGCTACAGCCGGCCCCATACGGTGCACTGCGGCCCCGACGCCGTGTATATGAACGCCCTGGGGTCGCCTTCGGGCGACGGACCTGGCGGCATTTTTGTGCTGGACCACACCACTTTTGACATCAAGGGTGCCTGGGAAAAGAACCGTGGGCCGCAGCACCTCTCCTACGATTTCTGGTGGCACCTGGGGCACGACACCATGCTGACTTCAGAGTGGGGCACACCGAACATGGTGGAACAGGGGCTGAATCCCGAGATTCTGCTGGCGGGCGGCTACGGCCACAGCCTTCATGTCTGGAACATGCGCACGCGCGAGCATGTCAAAACCCTGGATCTGGGCGCCGAGCAGCAGATGGTGCTGGAACTGCGCCCCGCCCACGACCCCCGGCAGACCTACGGCTTTGTGGGCGTGGTGACCAGCCTGGCTGACCTTTCGGCGTCCGTATGGCTGTGGCATCTGGACGGCACCGAATGGAAGATTCAAAAGGTGATTGAGGTGCCCGCTGAACCGGCCGACCCCGCCGACCTGCCGCCGCTACTACAGGGGTTTGGGGCTGTGCCGCCCCTGATTACCGACATCAATCTCTCGCTGGATGACCAGTTCCTGTATGTCTCGTGCTGGGGCACTGGCGAACTGCGGCAGTACGACGTGAGCAATCCGTTCGAGCCGCGCCTGGCGGGCTCGGTACACCTGGGCGGCATCGTGCGGCGCACCGGCCACCCCCGCTCAGACGAGCCGCTGACGGGCGGACCGCAGATGGTGGAAGTCAGCCGGGACGGGCAGCGCGTCTATGTCACCAATTCTCTGTACGCGTCCTGGGACGACCAGTTCTATCCAGCGGGAATTCGGGGCTGGGCAGCCAAACTGGACGTGCAGCCTGGCGGCGGCCTGACCCTTG
- a CDS encoding sulfate/molybdate ABC transporter ATP-binding protein, with product MSIDVTHIGKQFGTFTALADVTLHVPDGQLVALLGPSGSGKTTLLRVIAGLEHPDTGRVHLTGQDVTDAGPGDRGIGFVFQHYALFKHMTVFENVAFGLRVKRGAARLPAAMIREKVMRLLGLVQLDWAAGRYPSQLSGGQRQRVALARALAVEPRVLLLDEPFGALDAAVRQELRDWLRQLHDEIHLTSVFVTHDQAEAMEIADRIVVFNAGRIEQEGTPAEVYDAPATPFTYRFLGRANLWTQDQQTEVLVRPQDLTLHAQPAADSQAGTISRVHVVGHEARIEVQRAASLPPLELHLPKAAVTVQVGQPVHVTAQHTAAFARPTR from the coding sequence GTGAGTATTGACGTCACCCACATTGGCAAGCAGTTTGGCACCTTCACCGCCCTAGCCGACGTGACCCTGCATGTCCCTGACGGACAACTCGTGGCTTTGCTGGGTCCCAGCGGCAGCGGCAAAACCACGCTGCTGCGGGTGATCGCCGGCCTGGAGCACCCCGACACCGGCCGCGTGCACCTGACGGGTCAGGACGTAACAGATGCCGGCCCCGGCGACCGGGGCATCGGGTTCGTGTTCCAGCACTACGCCCTGTTCAAGCACATGACGGTGTTCGAGAACGTGGCGTTTGGCCTGAGGGTCAAGCGCGGCGCCGCTCGCCTGCCCGCCGCCATGATCCGGGAGAAAGTCATGCGGCTGCTGGGGCTCGTGCAGCTGGACTGGGCGGCTGGCCGCTACCCGTCTCAGCTCAGCGGGGGTCAGCGGCAACGGGTGGCCCTGGCCCGCGCCCTGGCCGTCGAGCCCCGCGTGCTGCTGCTGGACGAACCGTTCGGGGCGCTGGACGCCGCCGTCCGTCAGGAACTCAGAGACTGGCTGCGCCAGCTGCACGACGAGATTCACCTCACGAGTGTCTTCGTGACCCACGACCAGGCCGAAGCGATGGAAATTGCTGACCGCATCGTGGTGTTTAATGCCGGCCGCATAGAGCAGGAAGGCACCCCAGCTGAGGTCTACGACGCCCCGGCCACGCCGTTTACCTACCGCTTTCTGGGCCGCGCCAACCTCTGGACACAAGACCAGCAGACCGAGGTGCTGGTGCGGCCTCAGGACCTGACCCTGCACGCGCAGCCCGCCGCCGACAGCCAGGCGGGCACCATCTCGCGGGTGCATGTGGTGGGCCATGAGGCGCGCATTGAGGTGCAGCGGGCGGCCAGTCTGCCGCCGCTGGAACTGCACCTCCCGAAAGCGGCTGTGACCGTGCAGGTGGGCCAGCCGGTGCATGTCACGGCCCAGCACACTGCAGCGTTCGCGCGGCCGACCAGGTAA
- the cysW gene encoding sulfate ABC transporter permease subunit CysW: MKLARWWPTFMVGLTLLLVGLLLVLPLSVVFLTALRSGLGPYWQALHTPDTLAAVRLSLLTALIAVPLNTLFGVSAAWATAKFDFPGRSLLLTLIDLPLAISPVISGLVYVLLFGRQGWLGPWLEAHDLKIIFAPAGIILATTFVTFAYVARELIPVMQAQGRDDEEAALTLGATGWQTFTRVTLPNIRWALLYGVIMCNARALGEFGAVSVVSGKIRGLTNTLPLHVEILYNEYQTVAAFAVASLLALFALITLAVKALIEARTGRAHT; the protein is encoded by the coding sequence GTGAAGCTCGCCCGCTGGTGGCCCACCTTTATGGTCGGCCTGACCCTCCTGCTGGTGGGGCTGCTGCTGGTCCTGCCGCTGTCGGTGGTATTCCTGACAGCTCTGCGCAGTGGCCTAGGGCCTTACTGGCAGGCGCTGCACACCCCAGACACCCTGGCCGCCGTGCGGCTGTCTTTGCTGACGGCCTTGATTGCCGTGCCCCTCAATACCCTGTTCGGGGTCAGCGCGGCCTGGGCCACCGCCAAGTTCGACTTTCCGGGGCGCAGCCTGCTGCTGACCCTCATTGACCTGCCGCTGGCTATTTCGCCCGTCATTTCCGGGTTGGTATACGTGCTGCTGTTTGGCCGTCAGGGCTGGCTGGGCCCCTGGCTGGAAGCCCACGACCTCAAGATCATCTTTGCGCCGGCTGGGATCATTCTGGCCACCACGTTCGTGACCTTCGCCTACGTGGCGCGGGAACTCATTCCGGTCATGCAGGCCCAGGGCCGCGATGATGAGGAAGCGGCCCTGACCCTGGGCGCCACCGGCTGGCAGACCTTTACCCGCGTGACCCTGCCCAACATCCGCTGGGCGCTGCTGTACGGCGTCATCATGTGCAACGCCCGCGCCCTGGGCGAGTTTGGGGCGGTGTCGGTCGTGTCCGGCAAAATTCGCGGTCTGACCAACACCCTGCCTCTGCACGTCGAGATTCTTTACAACGAATACCAGACGGTCGCGGCCTTCGCCGTGGCGTCGCTACTGGCCCTGTTCGCCCTGATCACCCTGGCCGTCAAGGCCCTGATTGAAGCCCGCACCGGGAGAGCCCACACGTGA
- the cysT gene encoding sulfate ABC transporter permease subunit CysT: MTTVPAVRQARRHVLPGLNLTLGYATLYLSLIVLIPLAALVFKAASLGLDGMVDAVNTPRVLAALRVSFLTALAASLINLPIGLILAWTLTRYRVPGQRFVDALIDLPFALPTAVAGITLTTLLAPNGWLGAPLAEAGIRLAYTPAGIVIALIFIGLPFVVRSLQPVLEDLGPEPEEAALSLGATPSQTFWRVTLPALYPALLSGFTLALARTIGEYGSVVFISGNLPFKTEIAPLLIVGKLEQFDYAGAAAVAVAMLVISVTLLLVANTAQARLGRRGER, translated from the coding sequence GTGACCACCGTTCCCGCCGTTCGGCAGGCCCGCAGGCATGTCCTGCCGGGCCTGAACCTCACCCTGGGGTACGCCACGCTGTACCTCAGTCTGATCGTGCTGATTCCCCTAGCCGCCCTGGTCTTTAAGGCCGCTTCCTTGGGCCTGGACGGCATGGTGGACGCGGTGAACACGCCGCGCGTGCTGGCCGCTTTGCGGGTGTCCTTCCTGACGGCGCTGGCGGCTTCGCTCATCAATCTGCCGATTGGGCTGATCCTGGCCTGGACCCTGACACGTTACCGGGTGCCCGGCCAGCGCTTTGTGGACGCCCTGATTGACCTGCCGTTTGCGCTGCCCACAGCGGTGGCGGGGATCACCCTGACCACCCTGCTGGCACCCAACGGCTGGCTGGGCGCACCTCTGGCCGAGGCCGGTATTCGCCTCGCGTACACCCCGGCCGGCATCGTTATCGCGCTGATTTTCATTGGCCTGCCGTTTGTGGTGCGTAGCCTACAGCCGGTCCTGGAAGACCTGGGCCCGGAACCCGAAGAAGCGGCCCTGAGCCTGGGGGCCACCCCCAGCCAGACCTTCTGGCGCGTCACGCTGCCCGCCCTGTATCCGGCCCTGCTCAGCGGCTTTACGCTGGCGCTGGCCCGCACCATTGGCGAATACGGCTCGGTCGTGTTTATCAGTGGCAACCTCCCCTTTAAAACAGAAATTGCGCCGCTGCTGATCGTCGGCAAACTGGAACAGTTCGACTACGCGGGTGCCGCCGCTGTGGCCGTCGCCATGCTGGTTATCTCTGTGACGCTGCTCTTGGTAGCCAACACTGCGCAGGCGCGCCTGGGCCGCCGGGGTGAGCGGTGA
- a CDS encoding sulfate ABC transporter substrate-binding protein: MKPLFLTALLLTSAATAATVTILNVSYDPTRELYQDINAAFAKQWQTRTGDTLKINNSHGGSGSQARSVIDGLEADVVTLALAYDIDAIADKGLLPEAWQKRLAYNSSPYTSTIVFLVRKGNPKGIKDWGDLVKPGVQVITPNPKTSGGARWNFLAAWGWAQKKLGGEAGAKDYVTKLFKNVPVLDSGARGSTTTFVERGIGDVLIAWENEALLATRELGEGKFQIVVPSVSILAEPPVTWVDKNVAKHKTEKVTKAYLQFLFSPEAQELIAKNYYRPRSQEVAAKYAAQFPKVNLFSIAQFGGWRAAQKKFFADGGVFDQVYTGR; this comes from the coding sequence ATGAAACCCCTGTTCCTCACGGCTCTGCTTCTGACCTCTGCGGCCACGGCGGCCACCGTCACCATCCTCAACGTCTCGTATGACCCCACCCGCGAGCTGTATCAGGACATCAATGCGGCCTTCGCCAAGCAGTGGCAGACCCGAACGGGCGACACGCTGAAGATCAATAACTCGCATGGGGGCAGCGGTTCTCAGGCCCGCAGCGTCATTGACGGGCTGGAGGCCGACGTTGTCACCCTGGCGCTGGCCTACGACATTGACGCGATTGCCGACAAGGGCCTATTGCCCGAAGCCTGGCAAAAGCGCCTGGCCTACAACAGCAGCCCGTACACCAGCACCATCGTGTTTCTGGTACGCAAGGGTAACCCCAAAGGCATTAAGGACTGGGGCGACCTGGTGAAGCCCGGCGTGCAGGTCATCACGCCCAACCCCAAAACCAGTGGCGGCGCACGCTGGAATTTTCTGGCGGCCTGGGGCTGGGCCCAGAAGAAACTCGGCGGCGAAGCTGGCGCCAAGGACTACGTCACCAAGCTCTTTAAGAATGTGCCCGTGCTGGACTCTGGGGCGCGCGGCAGCACGACGACCTTTGTCGAGCGCGGCATTGGAGACGTGCTGATCGCCTGGGAGAACGAGGCGCTGCTGGCCACCCGTGAACTGGGCGAGGGCAAATTCCAGATTGTGGTGCCCAGCGTCAGCATCCTGGCCGAGCCGCCGGTCACCTGGGTGGACAAGAACGTCGCCAAGCACAAGACGGAAAAGGTCACCAAAGCCTACTTGCAGTTCCTGTTCAGCCCAGAAGCGCAGGAACTGATCGCCAAAAACTACTACCGCCCCCGCAGCCAGGAAGTGGCCGCCAAATACGCCGCCCAGTTTCCCAAGGTGAACCTGTTCAGCATCGCGCAGTTTGGGGGCTGGCGCGCGGCCCAGAAGAAATTCTTTGCCGACGGCGGCGTCTTCGATCAGGTGTACACCGGACGCTGA
- a CDS encoding RrF2 family transcriptional regulator, translating to MRLLSLDVYAFQAVGYLGAHPERWITAAELCAQTGLRRAFMVRVLASLVRGDVVLSKKGCSGGYRLARAPQAVTLYDVVRSLERPVAPLSCVSLSAPSQCAAAQCCQARQGVYEQLRAATHQVLARSTAADLARDVQGGVTYDTCLKHLWHPQFESALHRPFEGDQAQVLVPG from the coding sequence ATGCGTCTCCTGAGCCTTGATGTCTACGCCTTTCAGGCAGTCGGCTACCTGGGCGCCCATCCGGAGCGGTGGATCACTGCGGCCGAACTGTGCGCGCAGACAGGCCTGCGCCGGGCATTCATGGTCCGCGTGCTGGCCAGCCTGGTGCGGGGGGATGTCGTGCTCTCGAAAAAGGGGTGCAGCGGCGGCTACCGGCTGGCCCGCGCGCCGCAGGCGGTCACCCTCTATGATGTGGTCCGCAGCCTGGAGCGGCCCGTGGCGCCCCTGTCGTGCGTGAGCCTCAGCGCGCCGTCGCAGTGTGCGGCAGCCCAGTGCTGTCAGGCCCGTCAGGGGGTCTATGAGCAGCTGCGCGCCGCGACGCATCAGGTGCTGGCGAGATCTACTGCTGCGGACCTCGCGCGAGATGTCCAGGGTGGCGTCACGTACGACACCTGCCTTAAACATCTCTGGCATCCCCAATTTGAATCTGCGCTCCACCGCCCTTTTGAGGGCGACCAGGCTCAAGTGCTGGTGCCGGGCTAG
- a CDS encoding VcbS: protein MRHVHLLLGALVLGSCAAPQTAPPQAAPAPVVGTPAPAPSPTEPAPALAHELTPLGTVQLAFSGLNDPDGFTAELVPQALTDIGGIQLEPLATSSFTVGTRGAGGMRYLSASFRVRNAAAGGAAYAVVRQNLTLVAASTASTIGETAISGLQRFDGSAASPAIAQSILPTHTMTLDRTTDLVRPKLGGEDLQVFAEDEVSVAPAGAVRLFPYGFVVRKKGAINTRQLPASPATGQFDGVVTVAVKLPLQANAADDPFRFSMNFAVMDDSRTRVTESVEEQGASSDAAVRAGVLGANTPIMTLCGSSLNTATGQFIGSATTAGNTARLAKLGGNIALKKVALAYGVPGNTRLSVNTAAGLASAYSTYNGAALSFGSGSSRRGGSVTLNAAGDFTFVSKAGDGAPAVTDQLVYRVADNQGCSSTDTTADVNVSGRVWFVNNTGAAGDGRQTTPFNTLLAAQNASAAGDYLYVAQGNGTTSGQNSGLILKTGQTLIGAGAALTIGGVTYAAAGQPASIGNSGGVGLTVAQNNAVQGLSISGTSGGVSGTGFGTLTLTVPSVGASAGPALNLTTGTLTATLDTLNSSNSATSGALLTGVGGTLSVTGTGTAGSGGTLQGAANHGVSISPQNQTLTVTLDRLNIQNNRGNGLLARTTSNETGRALLTVRNSSFTSNAQAALSVEQAAASASRTVLIDNTVNNLTSDGSGFSVSTAHAAAQTDEFIAQNNTITLDPGRGSSTIGIRGLVRGQGTLRASASSNTVTGFSAHGLAWYALASGARADVTMTGNRASTSSGNALEGALVQDGEAAISTEVCLNASGNVLSGPPGLDFDGLYLWIPSGTPMQIQGLTGNARNYLQGQNPGTTVFVDGGAAAGTCAVPTP, encoded by the coding sequence ATGCGTCACGTTCATCTCTTGCTGGGCGCTCTTGTGCTGGGCAGTTGCGCCGCGCCTCAGACGGCCCCACCTCAAGCTGCGCCGGCCCCCGTAGTGGGCACGCCGGCCCCGGCCCCTTCACCCACCGAACCCGCCCCGGCCCTCGCGCACGAACTCACACCGCTGGGCACCGTGCAACTGGCCTTTTCGGGTCTCAATGACCCAGACGGCTTTACGGCCGAACTCGTGCCGCAGGCCCTGACCGATATCGGCGGCATTCAACTTGAACCGCTGGCGACCAGTTCCTTTACCGTGGGCACGCGGGGCGCGGGCGGGATGCGCTACCTCTCGGCTTCTTTTCGGGTGCGAAATGCAGCGGCGGGCGGCGCCGCCTACGCTGTGGTCCGTCAGAACCTGACGCTGGTGGCCGCCAGTACCGCCAGCACCATCGGCGAGACAGCCATCAGTGGCCTGCAGCGCTTTGACGGCAGCGCGGCCAGCCCAGCCATCGCCCAGAGCATCCTGCCCACCCACACCATGACCCTGGACCGCACCACGGACCTCGTGCGGCCCAAGCTGGGCGGCGAGGACCTGCAGGTGTTTGCCGAGGATGAGGTGAGTGTGGCCCCGGCCGGGGCGGTGCGCCTCTTTCCCTACGGTTTCGTGGTGCGGAAAAAAGGCGCCATCAATACCCGGCAACTGCCAGCCAGCCCGGCCACCGGACAATTTGACGGCGTGGTCACGGTGGCGGTCAAGCTGCCCCTCCAGGCCAACGCCGCCGATGACCCTTTCCGGTTCAGCATGAATTTTGCGGTGATGGACGACAGCCGCACCCGCGTCACCGAGAGCGTGGAGGAACAGGGCGCAAGTAGCGACGCGGCCGTTCGCGCTGGGGTGCTGGGGGCAAATACACCCATCATGACCCTCTGCGGCAGCAGCCTGAACACGGCCACAGGGCAATTTATCGGCTCGGCCACCACCGCTGGCAATACGGCACGTCTGGCCAAGTTGGGCGGCAATATCGCCCTGAAAAAGGTGGCCCTGGCCTACGGCGTGCCGGGCAATACCCGCCTGAGTGTCAACACGGCAGCAGGCCTGGCCAGCGCCTACAGCACATACAACGGCGCCGCACTGAGCTTTGGCAGTGGCAGCAGTCGCCGGGGGGGCAGCGTCACCCTGAACGCGGCTGGGGACTTCACGTTCGTGTCCAAAGCCGGGGACGGCGCCCCAGCGGTCACCGACCAACTGGTCTACCGGGTGGCCGATAACCAGGGATGCAGCAGCACTGACACCACCGCCGACGTGAATGTCAGCGGGCGCGTCTGGTTCGTCAACAACACTGGGGCGGCTGGGGACGGGCGGCAGACCACACCGTTTAACACCCTGTTGGCGGCACAGAACGCTTCTGCAGCGGGAGACTACCTGTATGTGGCGCAGGGGAACGGCACGACCAGTGGGCAGAACAGCGGCCTCATCCTGAAAACTGGTCAGACCCTGATCGGTGCGGGCGCGGCCCTGACCATCGGGGGCGTCACATACGCCGCAGCGGGGCAACCAGCAAGCATCGGCAACAGCGGCGGCGTGGGCCTCACGGTGGCCCAGAACAATGCTGTCCAGGGCCTGAGCATCAGCGGCACGTCGGGAGGCGTCAGCGGCACGGGCTTTGGCACCCTGACCCTGACCGTGCCTAGCGTCGGCGCCTCCGCTGGTCCGGCCCTCAACCTGACCACTGGCACCCTGACGGCAACCCTAGACACCCTGAACTCCAGCAACTCGGCGACTTCAGGCGCCTTGCTGACGGGCGTAGGCGGCACCCTGAGCGTCACGGGCACCGGCACGGCGGGCTCAGGCGGGACCCTTCAGGGAGCGGCGAACCACGGCGTCTCCATCTCGCCACAGAATCAGACCCTCACCGTCACCCTTGACCGCCTGAATATTCAGAACAACAGGGGAAACGGCCTTCTGGCCAGGACGACCAGCAATGAAACTGGACGCGCCCTGCTAACGGTCCGCAACAGCAGTTTCACCAGCAATGCCCAGGCAGCCCTGAGTGTCGAGCAGGCGGCCGCCAGCGCCTCGCGCACGGTGCTGATCGACAACACAGTCAACAACCTCACCTCAGACGGGAGCGGCTTCAGTGTCTCGACAGCCCACGCGGCGGCCCAGACCGACGAGTTCATCGCGCAGAACAACACCATCACGCTGGACCCCGGCAGAGGCAGCAGCACCATCGGTATCCGGGGCCTGGTCAGAGGACAGGGGACGCTGCGCGCCAGTGCCAGCAGCAATACTGTGACGGGCTTCAGCGCCCACGGCTTGGCCTGGTATGCCCTGGCCAGCGGCGCGCGGGCCGACGTGACCATGACCGGCAACCGCGCCAGTACGTCTTCAGGCAATGCCCTCGAAGGCGCGCTGGTTCAGGACGGCGAGGCGGCCATCAGCACAGAGGTCTGCCTCAATGCCAGTGGGAATGTGCTGTCCGGCCCTCCTGGTCTCGACTTTGATGGTCTCTATCTGTGGATTCCCTCGGGGACGCCCATGCAAATTCAGGGGCTCACCGGAAACGCCCGGAACTACCTTCAGGGCCAGAATCCAGGCACCACAGTCTTTGTGGACGGTGGCGCTGCCGCCGGCACCTGCGCTGTGCCAACACCCTAA
- a CDS encoding phage tail protein → MQEPYIGTIQICSFPFAPKGWAFCQGQTLPIAQNQALFAVLGTSYGGDGRTTFALPDLRGRVPLHFGTQGNLTVTVGQTGGAPTHTLSQNELPQHTHGLQASSQAASTTLPDGAALASAPLYVTSGGSLSALANTTLSPAGGSQPHNNMPPVLALNFIIALQGIFPSRS, encoded by the coding sequence ATGCAAGAACCCTACATCGGTACGATCCAGATTTGCAGTTTTCCCTTTGCTCCTAAAGGCTGGGCTTTTTGCCAGGGGCAGACGTTGCCTATCGCCCAGAATCAGGCCCTGTTCGCCGTCCTGGGCACCAGTTACGGCGGCGACGGCCGCACCACCTTCGCCCTGCCCGACCTGCGCGGGCGTGTCCCACTGCACTTCGGCACTCAGGGCAACCTGACTGTGACTGTCGGACAAACCGGCGGCGCCCCCACCCACACGCTGAGCCAGAACGAATTACCTCAGCACACCCATGGCCTGCAGGCGTCGTCTCAGGCGGCTAGTACCACCCTGCCCGACGGCGCGGCCCTGGCCAGTGCCCCTTTGTACGTCACCAGTGGCGGCTCGCTGAGCGCCCTGGCCAACACCACCCTCTCGCCGGCGGGAGGCAGTCAGCCGCACAACAACATGCCGCCTGTTCTGGCCCTAAATTTCATCATTGC